In Citrus sinensis cultivar Valencia sweet orange chromosome 3, DVS_A1.0, whole genome shotgun sequence, the sequence aCTTTTCTAAGTTcccaattttcatttgatttgttttatttttaaaactcaaagtattattgtactatttttttaattatttccaattttagtattatcctacacacaaattaaaaagttatatgggtaataatttttttagtgttaatcaTTGGCTGAAATAacacatatttcaaattataatttcaaagtaattttaagtataaaaatatttaatcaataagaaatcaaaagagaacAATAGATTATTCAACAAGATTTCTGGAACTCTAGCCCATTTTCTTGACGATTTCATGAGAACTGAAAATCTCTACGGTTCCAAGGAACTGTGGCAGATTTGGAGGCAATTTGGAAGACTCGATTTAGAATATGGTGAAGATCTTTACTTTTTCACTCGCTTGAAAAAGAAGAGTGTTAACGGTTCCAGGATTGATCACAGAGTCGGTACTGGTACGTGGCAAGGAGAAGATGTCGGCAAGGTGGTTGTGTCCCGCAACTCTAGAAAGAAAATTGGTTTCAAGAAAAGGTTTCGATATGAGAAGGACAAGTCTCCATACAATGGTTGCTGGATTATGCATGAATACTCTCTGAATCCTTCACTGTTGCCGAAAAACCTTCGATCCAGTGACCTTGTTCTTTGTCgaattaaaaagaatggtGAGCCGCGGCAGCCGGGCAGAAAAATtcaaggaaaaagagaaagtcgggcataaattgtgtataatttattttaattagatagAAAGTAatatatagaatttttttttttaaaggattgattatgaattaagtaatttgttggaaaaaaaatctatatgtgtttaattttcaattatccttaattataattttatttaaagtggggttttataagaataatttaggggtgccaatagccccactcaaaaaaaaaaaagtgtgtaaTTTATACGCTGATTCTGTAAGCCAAGAAAGCCCAAATGTCGGAATTTCGATTTGGGTTGGGCTAGTACATAAATTCCTCCTATCCTAAGCAAATTCCCAGCTATGAACTGTTGTTATGCGCTTATGAACTTGTATACCCTCCAACTAGAAACCCTACAAGTACACTTGAGCACCTGACACTTACAAGGATggcaattttattttggttagCCAGTTTGGCTTTAGCAGTCCACGTTCCACAAGGCACGAATTATTGCCTAGTGTGTGCTCAAAACTAATCATGATGCAAAAATAActcaaaatttaatgattttatttcttaattgaacaagtataattttagatttttataatatattttagaatatatatgaaattatattaagtataaaattagtttcaaAATCTGTTGTAGGATGTGATGATTTtgttaaaagtaatttaaaaaaaaatcaaacaccaaaattaaattttaattttttaaaattacttttgaacttttaaaaaaGGGGAGATTGTCAATTTTCCCCTACAGTAATTAACATatactatttttttccctGCTGTTTTTTtaatggccaaaaaccccCCTCATagcataagtttacaatattacccttattttcaactactcttttatttatatttattataaattaattaaatcacatgaatagaaactaaataaaaaaattaagcattaaaaataagaaatatatgttttgatatgagcaaaaaaattaataataaatttttttcttgtacttatttattttgtgaaatttttcttataataaatatataagaaaattattataaaatgataaaaaaattattataagaaaacttgaatgataaataaaaatttattataagataaataataaaatattttgccgatactttttacatttaattttaaaatattacactatgtttattataagaaaatattcacataataaataattacaaaaaaaatattattaatttttttactcacatcaaaacatatatttcttgtttttaatacttaatttttttatttagtttctattcatgtaatttatttaatttataataaatgtaaataaaagagtagttgaaaataagagtaatattataaacttatatTGTCAGGGGagtttttggccattataaaaatagtaggaAGGTAAATGATATGTGTTGATTACTGTAGGGGGAAAGTGACAATCCCCCTGAAAAAATCCAAATTGTCCCTAAATTAGTGTTGGttaatacatataaaaataaatgattaacTTGATGAGAAATAACAAGctaacaattatatttattataataagttaaaaacgttcaatatgattattattgttagtattttttattcccttaaaaaattaacataaaaaattagataagaTTACATAATtcacaatcttttttttttttgtcattaatgGGAATtattaactgaaaaaaaacCCAAACTATATTGATATAAAAAAGCATTTACACCGACGAATCAATGTCAAAAATCAAAGGCAAGTTCACGAACCCATTTCCTTTACCTTATAAGTGGAAAACGATGTGAAAGAATTACATGAAGTCGTCTCAAACTCAAAAAGCTCTTGATGCTtctttccattttccaaaCTACATGACAACCATGTTTAACAAATAATGCCTTGCGGGCCCGTAACCGCATTATCATGAATGCACCGCCATATCCTTCATATCCTTCTTTCCCACCCaaggcattttttttaatattataataatagaagATTATTCGTATCCTTAAAAtacccaccaaaaaaaaaaaaaaaaaacaatttaatatgTAACCATGTAAGCTGGATCAAAGGCAAAAGTTTAAACATACACGCAACTCACACATGGTATGTTTTAACATACATCCGAAAAGAGGGAAAGCTTCCTTTCTCACAATCTTTGGAAGGTATAAGCTAAAGCTGTGCCACACCTACACGTCTGATataagcatataatttttccaTCTTTTTAAATGTGGATTTATTGTATATATTATGTAGTGTATACAGCAAatctgtaatttaaaataagcaGACGTCCGCACTAGAGAGATGAATATGGTAAGTCCATTTTATACCACTTAGATTGATTTACCAATAGGATTTACgaagtaaaattaataatataaattaattttttattcaaaatcaaatggattttgtttttgagaGGAGCTAAAATGGATGTTTCATTCCGTACAACAAAGTTC encodes:
- the LOC107177236 gene encoding NAC domain-containing protein 83-like, with product MRTENLYGSKELWQIWRQFGRLDLEYGEDLYFFTRLKKKSVNGSRIDHRVGTGTWQGEDVGKVVVSRNSRKKIGFKKRFRYEKDKSPYNGCWIMHEYSLNPSLLPKNLRSSDLVLCRIKKNGEPRQPGRKIQGKRESRA